One window of Paenibacillus sp. FSL K6-3182 genomic DNA carries:
- a CDS encoding sugar ABC transporter substrate-binding protein translates to MKSKLSAKLGLVMLLCFGMLLSACSSGGNGNSSATNGDTGNKGDAATNAPQEKVKISFMGHGSPQEKDIFAKLIKSYETKYPNVKVEYTSVPPAEYNQKLSTLVASGKTPDVFYVSGPQFYKFAEAGTIQNLQPFLETTELFQADNVWKQALDRYRFDGKQLGQGDLYGLPKDVGPWAMAYNKTMFTEAGLELPPAEVGKWTWDNWLDAAKKLTKDENGDGKVDIYGGANFTLEGAVWASGGDFIDYTTGKVTIDTPEFAKAMQWVADLRIKHNVSPSPEDEKAMNSYSRFVAGKVGMFPMGPWDQPGFWDLPFEWDIAAWPVNPETGKAGTWVGSMGYSVSSKSKHAQEAFNLAAFLALDKEGQKQNYELGQAVPNLIYMAKGEFVAYDKAPANRQVFLDIIEDYGHPPIEFGSKDTKWIDTMWQEAGKVWDGKMTAADWAKELQPKLQELYDKGNK, encoded by the coding sequence ATGAAGAGCAAATTATCCGCAAAGCTTGGACTTGTAATGTTATTATGCTTTGGAATGCTGCTATCGGCATGTTCATCAGGTGGAAATGGCAACAGCTCTGCTACAAACGGAGATACGGGGAATAAAGGTGATGCAGCAACAAACGCACCGCAAGAAAAAGTGAAGATTTCGTTTATGGGTCATGGCAGTCCGCAGGAGAAAGATATATTCGCCAAGCTGATTAAATCATACGAAACGAAATATCCGAACGTAAAAGTAGAGTACACAAGCGTGCCGCCTGCTGAATACAATCAGAAGCTGTCTACGCTCGTTGCATCGGGCAAAACACCGGATGTATTTTACGTATCGGGCCCGCAGTTTTACAAGTTTGCCGAAGCAGGCACGATTCAAAACCTGCAGCCGTTTCTAGAAACGACAGAGCTGTTCCAAGCCGATAACGTATGGAAACAAGCGCTAGATCGTTACCGTTTTGACGGCAAGCAGCTGGGGCAAGGGGATTTGTACGGATTGCCGAAGGACGTAGGTCCATGGGCAATGGCATACAACAAAACGATGTTTACTGAAGCTGGGCTCGAATTGCCGCCGGCAGAGGTTGGCAAATGGACATGGGACAACTGGTTAGATGCAGCGAAGAAGCTGACGAAGGATGAGAATGGCGATGGCAAAGTCGACATTTATGGCGGAGCCAACTTTACGCTGGAAGGCGCGGTATGGGCAAGCGGAGGAGACTTCATCGACTATACAACAGGCAAAGTAACGATTGATACACCGGAATTCGCAAAAGCAATGCAATGGGTAGCAGATCTGCGCATCAAGCACAATGTATCGCCGTCGCCGGAGGATGAGAAAGCAATGAATTCGTACTCGCGATTTGTAGCTGGCAAAGTAGGCATGTTCCCAATGGGACCATGGGATCAACCGGGATTTTGGGATTTGCCGTTTGAATGGGATATTGCGGCATGGCCGGTGAATCCGGAGACAGGCAAAGCAGGAACATGGGTTGGCTCAATGGGTTACTCGGTATCCAGCAAATCGAAGCATGCACAAGAAGCGTTTAACTTAGCAGCATTCCTTGCGCTGGATAAAGAAGGACAGAAGCAAAACTACGAGCTTGGGCAAGCAGTTCCGAACTTGATTTATATGGCAAAAGGCGAGTTTGTAGCTTATGACAAAGCACCAGCAAATCGTCAAGTTTTCCTTGATATTATTGAAGATTACGGTCATCCGCCAATTGAGTTTGGTTCAAAGGATACAAAATGGATCGATACGATGTGGCAAGAGGCCGGCAAAGTATGGGATGGCAAGATGACTGCTGCGGATTGGGCGAAGGAATTGCAGCCGAAGCTTCAAGAGCTGTATGACAAGGGAAATAAGTAA
- a CDS encoding GntR family transcriptional regulator, which produces MKNFPLYKQIQVDILGQIKAGKLRPGDRVPSEKELADKYRVSQITSKNALIGLADEGVLVRVQGKGTFVRQDGETAEDLDVSSHVRDVIGLILPCMKTKVDQKILDSIEKYVTASGYNLQVRITRESQLEESAAIESMVAASVRGLIVFPTEEERYNDSILRLSLDKFPHVLIDRFLKEIRTYSVSSDNVNGTEQAITHLLDSGHEHIALITPEITNTATEERVIGFEKAYLAKKLPINKDLWCILKIEDISSGNAQHIIESFMSERPEVSAAFVVNVELTNYTYYAAKRLKKLVPDNLELVCFDRPDFQDVSYLQQNEDEICKVTVELLHAQLQGEYEPQRIVVPVKFCEM; this is translated from the coding sequence ATGAAAAATTTCCCTTTATATAAGCAAATTCAAGTCGATATTTTAGGGCAAATCAAAGCTGGGAAATTGCGTCCTGGAGATCGTGTCCCTTCCGAGAAGGAGCTTGCGGACAAATATAGAGTAAGCCAAATCACGAGTAAAAACGCATTGATTGGTTTAGCGGATGAAGGCGTACTCGTTCGAGTACAAGGCAAAGGAACGTTTGTAAGACAGGATGGCGAAACGGCTGAGGATTTAGATGTTTCAAGCCATGTGCGGGACGTCATCGGACTTATTTTACCGTGCATGAAGACGAAGGTGGATCAGAAAATACTGGACTCAATCGAAAAGTACGTAACAGCCAGCGGCTACAACCTACAGGTAAGGATTACGAGAGAGTCGCAGCTTGAAGAAAGCGCAGCTATTGAATCGATGGTCGCTGCAAGCGTACGCGGATTAATTGTATTTCCGACGGAGGAGGAGCGATACAATGATAGCATTTTACGCTTGTCGCTCGATAAATTTCCGCATGTGCTAATTGATCGTTTTTTGAAAGAGATTCGCACATACAGCGTCAGCTCGGATAATGTAAATGGGACGGAACAGGCTATCACTCATTTGCTCGACAGCGGCCATGAGCATATTGCCCTTATCACGCCTGAAATTACGAATACAGCGACCGAAGAAAGAGTGATCGGATTCGAAAAAGCGTATTTAGCCAAAAAGCTTCCGATTAACAAGGATTTGTGGTGTATTCTCAAAATTGAGGATATATCGAGCGGCAATGCGCAGCACATTATTGAATCCTTTATGAGTGAGCGTCCTGAGGTTTCAGCAGCATTCGTTGTCAATGTGGAGTTGACCAACTATACCTATTACGCAGCGAAGAGGCTGAAGAAATTAGTGCCTGACAATCTCGAGCTTGTTTGTTTTGACCGGCCTGATTTTCAGGATGTATCGTATTTGCAGCAAAATGAAGACGAGATTTGCAAGGTTACCGTTGAGTTGCTTCATGCGCAGCTACAAGGGGAGTACGAGCCGCAGCGTATTGTTGTACCCGTAAAATTTTGCGAAATGTAA
- a CDS encoding sugar ABC transporter substrate-binding protein yields MNRKLSAKLGLVMLLCFGMLLSACSSGGNGNSSATNGNTGNKGDAATNAPQEKVKISFMGHGSPQEKDIFTKLIKSYETKYPNVKVEYTSVPPAEYNQKLSTLVASGKTPDVFYVSGPQFYKFAEAGTIQNLQPFLEMTELFQADNVWKQALDRYRFDGKQLGQGDLYGLPKDVGPWAMAYNKTMFTEAGLELPPAEVGKWTWENWLDAAKKLTKDENGDGKVDIYGGANFTLEGAVWASGGDFIDYTTGKVTIDTPEFAKAMQWVADLRIKHNVSPSPEDEKAMNSYSRFVAGKVGMFPMGPWDQPGFWDLPFEWDIAAWPVNPETGKAGTWVGSMGYSVSSKSKHAQEAFNLAAFLALDKEGQKQNYELGQAVPNLIDMAKGEFVAYDKAPANRQVFLDIIEDYGHPPIDFGSKDTKWIDTMWQEAGKVWDGKMTAADWAKELQPKLQELYDKGNK; encoded by the coding sequence ATGAACAGAAAATTATCCGCGAAGCTTGGACTTGTAATGCTATTATGCTTTGGAATGCTGCTATCGGCTTGTTCATCAGGTGGAAATGGCAACAGCTCTGCTACAAATGGAAACACGGGGAATAAAGGCGATGCAGCAACAAACGCACCGCAAGAAAAAGTGAAGATTTCGTTTATGGGTCATGGCAGTCCGCAGGAGAAAGATATATTTACGAAGCTGATCAAATCGTACGAAACGAAGTATCCGAACGTAAAGGTAGAGTACACAAGCGTGCCGCCTGCTGAATACAATCAGAAGCTGTCTACGCTCGTTGCATCGGGCAAAACACCGGACGTATTCTATGTATCGGGCCCGCAGTTTTACAAGTTTGCCGAAGCAGGCACGATTCAAAACCTGCAGCCGTTTCTAGAAATGACAGAGCTGTTCCAAGCCGATAACGTATGGAAACAAGCGCTAGATCGTTACCGTTTTGACGGTAAACAGCTGGGGCAAGGGGATTTGTACGGATTGCCGAAGGACGTAGGTCCATGGGCAATGGCATACAACAAAACGATGTTTACTGAAGCTGGGCTCGAATTGCCGCCGGCAGAGGTTGGCAAATGGACATGGGAAAACTGGTTAGATGCAGCGAAGAAGCTGACGAAGGATGAGAATGGCGATGGCAAAGTCGACATTTATGGCGGAGCCAACTTTACGCTGGAAGGCGCGGTATGGGCAAGCGGAGGAGACTTCATCGACTATACAACAGGCAAAGTAACGATTGATACACCGGAATTCGCAAAAGCAATGCAATGGGTAGCAGATCTGCGCATCAAGCATAATGTATCGCCATCGCCGGAGGATGAGAAAGCAATGAATTCGTACTCGCGATTTGTAGCTGGCAAAGTAGGCATGTTCCCAATGGGACCATGGGATCAACCGGGATTTTGGGATTTGCCGTTTGAATGGGATATTGCGGCATGGCCGGTGAATCCGGAGACAGGCAAAGCAGGAACATGGGTTGGCTCAATGGGTTACTCGGTATCCAGCAAATCGAAGCATGCACAAGAAGCGTTTAACTTAGCAGCATTTCTTGCACTGGATAAAGAAGGACAAAAGCAAAACTACGAGCTTGGGCAAGCGGTGCCAAACTTGATTGATATGGCAAAAGGCGAGTTTGTAGCTTATGACAAAGCACCAGCAAATCGTCAGGTATTCCTTGATATTATTGAAGATTACGGTCATCCGCCAATTGATTTCGGTTCGAAGGATACGAAGTGGATCGATACGATGTGGCAAGAGGCAGGCAAAGTGTGGGACGGCAAGATGACAGCTGCAGACTGGGCGAAGGAATTGCAGCCGAAGCTTCAAGAGCTGTATGACAAGGGCAATAAATAA
- a CDS encoding RICIN domain-containing protein: MFVQSKVRITALWIGLLLIISILLPGFQAFAAPGLAWPSNTATVFTPQNGGVWYPRLLKLNNNDILASFDTNAGGGNTRVMLSRSTDGGHTWSPAIQAAADSSGNVGNGQMLQLPNGEIWLSYRLVVQSGSIYNTYLKTKKSTDGGITWSDLTNGQIGSATANSFKGLWEPHLQMLGNTIAVYYADDSPATVGNTGLQKLIMKTWTGNGWSGETIVSDGVAAGSRDGMPVITQMANGQYILVFEATDVAGHPFVIKYKISSDGYNWNVPRQTLYVPSKAGKKAGAPFIVKLGDGRLLASFQTDNDSTNTGDAFSSMYTMISADNGATWQYRTNIFPVSDSTSSNWNALLPIDSTHVLAATSADYPSSGVYIRFGHAVTPSNTNLVTNWSFETANVIGWTTFGDDFPARIKVHGTNDGVGVPAAQGNYFIGLAGTSGPASAYVGQTISGLDNGSYTLRAYMRSSGGQNSCVMEVKDFGGTSRQTNCPVTTAWTPVTLSNIAVVNGQATIGFFTSNSQASQWVDIDRVEFTRNDVYNGVVSGGVYKLVNTNSGKALEVDAWGTTNGSNVQIWTEGANQANQLWQITYVGGGAYKLINTNSGKALDVSGAGTANGTNVQIWDYANSDNLHWKIIDTGSGYFKLIHSLSNRALDVAASGTANGSNVQIWDDLGNGAQRWKLVRVS; the protein is encoded by the coding sequence ATGTTTGTCCAAAGCAAGGTTAGAATAACCGCTTTATGGATTGGCTTGCTTCTTATAATCAGTATTCTGCTCCCTGGTTTTCAAGCTTTTGCAGCTCCTGGATTAGCTTGGCCCTCAAATACCGCAACTGTATTCACCCCTCAAAATGGCGGAGTATGGTATCCACGGCTGCTAAAGCTGAACAATAACGATATTTTAGCCTCTTTCGATACGAATGCAGGCGGGGGCAATACAAGAGTCATGCTTTCTCGCAGCACGGACGGCGGTCATACCTGGTCTCCTGCCATACAAGCTGCAGCTGATTCCAGCGGTAATGTAGGTAATGGCCAAATGCTTCAGTTGCCGAATGGCGAGATTTGGCTATCGTACCGCCTTGTTGTGCAATCGGGTTCGATTTATAACACTTACCTAAAAACCAAAAAAAGTACCGATGGTGGCATCACCTGGTCAGATTTAACGAACGGCCAAATCGGCTCTGCCACAGCAAACTCGTTCAAAGGATTATGGGAACCGCATCTTCAAATGCTTGGCAATACAATAGCTGTATATTATGCGGATGATAGTCCTGCCACTGTAGGCAATACAGGCCTTCAGAAGCTTATTATGAAAACATGGACCGGTAACGGCTGGAGCGGCGAAACGATTGTCAGCGACGGTGTTGCCGCAGGCTCTAGAGATGGAATGCCAGTTATTACCCAAATGGCTAATGGCCAATACATCCTAGTGTTCGAAGCGACAGACGTCGCAGGTCATCCTTTTGTTATAAAATATAAAATATCGTCGGATGGTTATAACTGGAACGTCCCTCGTCAAACCCTTTATGTTCCTTCCAAAGCCGGAAAAAAAGCTGGTGCGCCTTTTATTGTTAAGCTTGGAGATGGCCGCTTGCTTGCTTCTTTTCAAACGGACAATGACAGTACGAATACCGGCGACGCATTCTCTTCCATGTACACGATGATTAGCGCAGACAATGGTGCAACTTGGCAATATCGGACTAATATTTTCCCAGTAAGCGACTCGACCAGCTCCAATTGGAATGCCTTACTGCCCATAGATTCTACTCACGTCCTTGCAGCGACGAGTGCAGACTATCCAAGCAGCGGAGTGTATATTCGATTTGGTCATGCAGTTACACCATCGAACACAAACCTAGTAACAAATTGGAGTTTTGAAACGGCAAATGTAATCGGCTGGACGACATTTGGCGATGATTTCCCCGCTCGAATTAAAGTACATGGCACAAACGATGGTGTCGGTGTACCCGCCGCCCAGGGCAATTATTTTATCGGACTAGCCGGAACGAGCGGACCTGCATCAGCTTATGTTGGCCAAACGATTAGCGGTCTTGATAATGGCAGCTATACGCTGCGTGCGTATATGCGGAGCAGCGGCGGTCAAAATTCTTGCGTAATGGAAGTAAAAGATTTTGGCGGAACGTCGCGTCAAACCAACTGCCCCGTAACCACAGCTTGGACGCCGGTTACACTCTCGAACATCGCAGTTGTAAACGGGCAAGCAACCATTGGCTTTTTCACATCAAACAGCCAAGCGAGCCAATGGGTCGATATTGACCGGGTTGAGTTTACTCGCAACGATGTTTACAACGGTGTCGTTTCAGGCGGTGTATACAAGCTTGTTAATACAAATAGCGGCAAAGCGCTTGAAGTTGATGCTTGGGGAACAACGAATGGCTCCAATGTGCAAATCTGGACGGAGGGTGCGAATCAGGCAAATCAGCTCTGGCAAATTACGTATGTCGGGGGAGGAGCATACAAGCTCATTAACACGAACAGCGGCAAAGCGCTTGATGTCAGCGGGGCAGGAACAGCTAACGGCACCAATGTTCAAATCTGGGATTATGCGAACTCAGATAACCTGCATTGGAAAATCATTGACACCGGGAGCGGTTACTTCAAGCTTATCCACTCACTCAGCAATAGGGCGCTGGATGTCGCTGCTTCTGGCACAGCCAACGGATCAAACGTTCAAATCTGGGATGATCTCGGAAATGGCGCCCAAAGATGGAAGCTTGTTCGCGTTAGCTGA
- a CDS encoding SDR family oxidoreductase, translating into MKAAYEDKVVLITGAGAGIGRALALAYAEQGALPVLVDKNEEGLEQTGLLLQEAGYDSLSLSADMSEPDDIIKMLRDLETIVGRLDIVINNAGFGIWKSPYDLSIDEWDSVVNTNLRGTFVCSREAAKLMRTTGGGAIVNISSTRAMMSEPNSEAYAASKGGILSLTHAMAVSLGSDHITVNAICPGWIETGDYSKLRPEDHEQHPSKRVGKPEDIARACLYLTDPQNDFVTGTHITIDGGMTRKMIYEE; encoded by the coding sequence ATGAAAGCAGCATACGAGGATAAGGTTGTACTAATAACAGGCGCTGGGGCTGGTATTGGACGAGCGCTTGCACTAGCTTATGCGGAACAAGGAGCACTGCCTGTATTAGTGGATAAAAATGAAGAAGGACTGGAGCAGACTGGCTTGCTGCTGCAAGAGGCAGGTTATGATTCTTTATCCCTTTCTGCCGATATGAGCGAGCCAGATGACATTATTAAAATGCTGCGTGATTTGGAAACGATTGTCGGGAGATTAGACATCGTCATAAACAACGCGGGGTTTGGCATATGGAAGTCGCCATACGACCTATCCATTGATGAATGGGACAGCGTTGTGAATACGAACCTGCGCGGGACGTTTGTCTGCTCGCGTGAGGCTGCCAAGTTGATGCGGACAACCGGCGGTGGAGCTATTGTAAACATTTCTTCTACGAGAGCAATGATGTCGGAACCGAATTCAGAAGCTTATGCGGCATCCAAAGGTGGCATTCTCTCGCTAACCCACGCGATGGCGGTGTCGCTCGGTTCAGATCATATTACGGTTAACGCAATATGTCCAGGTTGGATCGAAACGGGTGATTACAGCAAGCTGCGCCCAGAGGATCATGAGCAGCATCCGTCTAAGCGGGTAGGCAAACCGGAGGATATTGCACGGGCATGCCTATATTTAACAGACCCTCAAAATGATTTTGTAACCGGAACCCACATCACAATTGATGGCGGTATGACGAGAAAAATGATTTATGAGGAGTAA